The following are encoded in a window of Candidatus Methylomirabilota bacterium genomic DNA:
- a CDS encoding amidohydrolase family protein — protein ASHIRGEGATLLEAVREAIRIGREGELSVQVSHVKAAGRPNWGKVADALALIDAARAEGLDVMGDVYPYTASSTTVRTLLPDWALEGGIGPMLKRLADPAARERIRGELEAPVTGQSLLDRVGWENVMISFCARRKDAEGKRLSEIGAARGMSPLDAALELIADEAGKAYMILFQLDEKDLRRVLAHPAIMIGSDGSSLAPYGALAAGKPHPRSYGTFPRVLGEYAREQRVLGLAEAIHKMTGLPARRLGLRDRGVVRAGAKADLVVFDPKRVADQATYEEPHRYPVGIEHVLVNGRLVIKDGEHTGSLPGKLLTPP, from the coding sequence CGCGAGCCACATCCGCGGCGAGGGCGCGACGCTGCTCGAGGCGGTGCGCGAGGCGATCAGGATCGGGCGCGAGGGCGAGCTCTCCGTGCAGGTGAGCCACGTCAAGGCGGCCGGGCGGCCCAACTGGGGCAAGGTCGCCGACGCGCTGGCCCTCATCGATGCCGCGCGCGCCGAGGGCCTCGACGTCATGGGCGACGTCTACCCGTACACGGCGTCGAGCACGACGGTGCGCACGCTCCTGCCCGACTGGGCTCTCGAGGGCGGAATCGGGCCCATGCTCAAACGCCTCGCGGATCCGGCGGCGCGCGAGCGGATCCGCGGCGAGCTGGAGGCGCCCGTCACCGGGCAGAGCCTCCTCGACCGCGTCGGCTGGGAGAACGTCATGATCTCCTTCTGCGCGCGGCGGAAGGACGCGGAGGGGAAGCGTCTCTCGGAGATCGGCGCGGCGCGCGGGATGAGCCCGCTCGACGCCGCGCTCGAGCTGATCGCGGACGAGGCGGGGAAGGCCTACATGATCCTCTTCCAGCTCGACGAGAAGGATCTCCGCCGCGTGCTCGCGCACCCGGCAATCATGATCGGCTCCGACGGCTCGTCGCTCGCGCCCTACGGCGCGCTCGCAGCGGGCAAGCCGCACCCGCGGAGCTACGGCACGTTCCCGCGCGTCCTCGGCGAGTACGCCCGCGAGCAGCGCGTTCTCGGGCTGGCCGAGGCGATTCACAAGATGACGGGGCTCCCCGCGCGGCGCTTGGGCCTCCGCGACCGCGGCGTGGTCCGGGCCGGCGCCAAGGCCGACCTCGTCGTCTTCGATCCCAAGCGCGTCGCCGACCAGGCGACCTACGAGGAGCCCCACCGCTATCCCGTCGGGATCGAGCACGTCCTCGTCAACGGCCGGCTCGTCATCAAGGACGGCGAGCACACCGGGAGCCTCCCCGGGAAGCTCCTCACGCCGCCATGA